AGTGCAAATTTTAGCTTTAAAAcgcttttttgttttttgtccGTGAtaatttttcgccgagtttttacgttatttgtaaaaaatgtagatttattttcaaagttgTGTaactcgataaaaaaaatcgcaggAACATTTGTAAACATGCATTTTGCGAGTAAAGAATCATAGCTTTATCACTTgtcataaaatttgaaaaaattttattattaaattgcaatattgaataaaaaatttttacaaaatggcctaaagtatgtaaaaatagacACTTTAAGTTTTAAAACGCTGTTTTTGATGTGCGATATTTTATGCTAAATTATAGcagtttgaaaattgttattttaggCGTCTAAGAAGTGTtccctattttttatgtagtatatatgtaaaagcgattaaattcaaaattataaagttttattattttccttataaaaattattttgtttttagataTCCATTTACTACCGATCAAAAAGTAACAGAGCCGGATtggcaaatatatatacgaaatACAGCTAGTATGATGGTTTCTGAACAATCTCCTAAAATACTTTTAGACATACGGAATAGATTTTATGATCTGTTAACGCGTGCTGTACCATGCGATCTAATATTTAGAGGATTGCTACAagaatgcataaaaaaatgtgatgatcaattaaaaaaagaaattatcggCACTGCGTCAGAGTATCAACATAGAATGATACGTGGCTCGAAACCTATTTTTCATTTAGAGGCTTTTGCTGCACGATTTATGGctgtttacaaaaaatatattgaatcaTCTTTAgaaagttttatgtaaaatttgttctttaatgttttttacatttgtaataaaatgattatacTATATCAGTTACATTATAAgttttcaatatcttttaaacattatcagtatgaagtaaaaataattaatttttagatttaccTCTTTATTTACctcttattaatataagattaataatttctgtatCTTAAgcacaaattataatattaataatttatttctaattttataatcatgcTAAAGAAATTCATgtcattgtttaattttaaaattgttttttccttttttttaattagggCTAGTgtattatttgacatttttaataacgaaTATTTAGCAaagtatgaataaaaattatatatgcaaaaacattaatttgaataaattattttattctaataataatgaatataacaCAGCAATACAATACTTGATGTAATCTGAcagctaatttaaaaaaaatgttttcccTGAAGAACATATAATACACTTACATTGCTGCAAGTGCAAATGCGGAGATAACTGCTAGTGCAGATACTACATATCCAGTACTATACACTTCTTTAATTGTTAGAAAAAGTCCCATATCCCAAGCctggaaatttataaaaatatatatgataattatatatatatataactaaattTATAAGTCAGTAAAGTtatagcaataattttttctgaataatgacataaattaaatgtaataattattaatttgcgcTTCTTATCTCATTtactttcaaatataattatacttattacataataacTTCATACCAAATGACGTATTCCATTAAATGTATGATATGTAACAGGCAAAGCAAGTAAAGTCTTGCTAGCAAACAGTACAGGTAAAggtaaacataaattattcacaGTTTCTATGAAGCAGGGAATACCACCTGGTATAAATAATGTGCCTGAAACACAAAACATATTTAACTTAAACATACTTATTTCTGTTTCATATAACtccacacacacgcacacacacatacaaaattctaatttttattaaactacatATTACATGATCAACTAAGCTAAGTAAATACGCATATTGAGTTTTACCTAAACCAAGAAACATCGCATAACTGGCTAGTATTATACCAGTAGTACGATGTGTTAATGAGAGCAATGATGTTAATTGAACTTGATAGATAGTTAAATGTGGTGACATCGGTCTTTTTAGACGTGTATTCTTCTCATCATGGGATTCACAATTTATTGTATGTGAAGGATTTGAAACTGTAGCACTGAGTGATCTGCAATATATATCTCattgtgtttttatttgcaggtacagctaataaaaaattaataaagtaaaaaaattttttgacataaaaattaaagttacataaatattaaaactaaaattacaTAAGCACAGCATTAAAGtaacataaataaacaatGCGCTATAATTGATATACATAACTTATAATTGTAATCACTTTTGCGTAGAAACTTGTTGTAGAATAAAaactatcaaaatttattttcaatatgacagttatataaatataaggtTATGTGTTATGTAAGCTCTTACCTGCAAGTGTATAGACACCGAAAATGTCGAAAATCGACATTACGCCGACATAGAAGTCTAAGGAACAAATATCGTTTTTGCTTTAGCTGAATAATTAAAGtcataacaatttaattagctaaaaatagtattttggAACATACCTAGTATAGACcgccatttttataaatatcttgtaTTTCTGATGGATGATAAGTGTCACAGAGGTGTGTTAGCAAATATTCTATGTTACagcaagattttataaatataattacaagcAATCAGCAATGTATTCTCAAATCAAATGTATGGCACAAACAATTTAAGCCGACAATCTTAtaacagaaaattattgacTAAATTCAAGTCAAAGAGAATAGGATAGAGTGGAAGATCTCATAAGAGCGTAATGTATTTTTGCGTATATAGTCTTCAGTGCCCTCTCGTGAGTCTGATGTCTAACTTAATATTCCCTGCTTCTTGAGCGCTCACTGAACAGTTATAGtactgaataaataaattaatctgttTCTATAATTTAAGTCCGCGTTAGCAAGGCATAAATCTATATgtcaacattaatattatattaatataattattagtaaaaagaaaaataatataatattgatatgaaattataaattttattttatgataaacatacatatggtgaaaacaaaatttgtagCAAGTACATATTTACActaagtatataataataagttaataaattatcgttaataaGTTACcattaataataagtatataatacagtataaaataccaaattatacatatacgatatatgatatataaacgtaaaaagtattaactaaattttttcatctttgtggaactatttttatctatttttgttgtaatatttcgtCTCatccacggactaaggaatagagggacggagcacaagctgtaccgggggagcacgtttgcggcggggggggCCGCtatattcgtttagtaatcaccacacatagaactcactatttgcgtatgtgtgagaaatgaaagtcagatcctgcgcacaataaacaaaataggaaatagaaataggaataattattaaatattagaaataagaaattgaaattatttatttaaaaaataaaaaaaatagaaaaaattaatgcatgaattaagaaataagaattggaactaattaatatattttattcttttgatagatgtaaaataatttctctttttaagaggatgctgaagtgacgggcaaactccgacgcgaaagcgccatcatttcgatggtactaaaaatgaaatgacattatcggcgcagcctacggacctatgccgcgtaggtccgtgtgtacgcatttgtttgtagtggtgattcactacactgacgtgtggtctgtgtacgtgtgtcatcggaagtttgtaaacaaacgatgcttgcgcttgtttcctcgactgaaatttcgtcgcaaggctgcaatataatgtccgaaaaaacataagcgtatacaaggtgtcaaataaatacaaactaaatatgacaaaataataaatgaaaaatatacatataatactatatatatcattgaagaaaaatatcatatacttttcttacttttatccttatgtagtaaatactaaataactaattaatcaattaattaatatatacatatacacatatattcaataaatagttatctttattttgtattttatatgataatgactgaaataatgtaagtatatatcatttcagttatataaaatacaaaataaagataactatattcaatatgtatatgtatgtattcaataattaattaacttatttatttattttgtatttattccataagaataaaaatagaaaaagcatataacatatttttccaattagatatatagtattatacatacatttttcaaataaaatattttgtagtaCACGTGCGTCGAAAGTAGCCTATTACGCGCATGCTTTACGTGCGGAAAGTAGCCAATTTCACACGCAACATATTACCGCACGCTTCAAACTTATTACCGCACGCTTCCGGTTTATTACCGCACGCTTCCGCTTTATTACCGCACGCTTcacttattatttcattacaaaGCAACGCCATCTTGCAGCgcgatagaaaataaatagccATTACTTCTTCCCTGTCCCAAAGTCTAATCTCAATTGCGCCCAACACGCAGTGACACATGTAAGAAACTGGTAAGGTAAAAAGCGTCTTATCATTACACTTACCCCGCACTTATACTACAATAGGCTACTTTCGACGCACGTGTACTACAAAATAGCATATGTATCAAGTGCGGGATGGCAATTGCCAACTCGTGGGTAGGGAGGGAATGGTCGCACTCGCCTTCGGCTCGTGCGACCATTCTCCCCTCCCTACCCACTCGTGGGCAATTGCCAACTTCCCGCACTTGATACACAATATACTattatcatatctaacttatatctattagacaccttgtataagtctattttgtctcgtatgtacatcattcagccatacgatagaatttcaattgtgagaaaaaaggttaaatgaccttataaattatctgataaaatataaacaaaccacacgtgcagtaaattgctaactaaaataaatacgtatttcttcaaatctgtcagctgacgttagatcgcctatgacaatatttcttaaaatctgccagttcacgaataaatcgtctttagctctcttttttctaaactgtcagctgacgttagatcgcctctgactatatttattaaaaattgtcagttcacgatagatcgcctctgacaatatttcttacaatttgccagttcacgaataaatcgtctttagctctcttttttctaaactgtcagctgacgttagatcgcctctgactatatttattaaaaattgtcagttcacgatagatcgcctctgacaatatttcttacaatttgccagttcacgaataaatcgtctttagctctcttttttctaaactgt
Above is a genomic segment from Linepithema humile isolate Giens D197 chromosome 6, Lhum_UNIL_v1.0, whole genome shotgun sequence containing:
- the LOC105669430 gene encoding succinate dehydrogenase cytochrome b560 subunit, mitochondrial, coding for MAVYTRLLCRRNVDFRHFRCLYTCRSLSATVSNPSHTINCESHDEKNTRLKRPMSPHLTIYQVQLTSLLSLTHRTTGIILASYAMFLGLGTLFIPGGIPCFIETVNNLCLPLPVLFASKTLLALPVTYHTFNGIRHLAWDMGLFLTIKEVYSTGYVVSALAVISAFALAAM